A region of Paractinoplanes abujensis DNA encodes the following proteins:
- a CDS encoding amino acid ABC transporter permease, translating into MRVAGYVVFALVIVGVVAAADWGRLSDAFFRSDVARSMFPEAITVALRNTIAYTLLAFAFGLTVGLALALMRLSSILPYRWFATAYIELFRGLPALLVLFMVGYGVPLAFPDREIPGGVYGSVTVGLGLTAAAYMAETLRAGIQAVPKGQLEAARTLGMSHARAMVSIVLPQAFRIVIPPLTNEIILLTKDTSLVYVLGVTSSTIELTKFAGDALNQRVNPTPLVVAGLLYLVITLPLSQVVRGLERRAARER; encoded by the coding sequence TTGCGCGTCGCCGGCTATGTCGTCTTCGCCCTGGTCATCGTCGGCGTGGTCGCGGCCGCCGACTGGGGCCGGCTGTCCGACGCGTTCTTCCGGTCCGACGTCGCCCGGAGCATGTTCCCCGAGGCGATCACTGTCGCGTTGCGCAACACGATCGCGTACACGCTGCTCGCCTTCGCCTTCGGCCTGACCGTGGGGCTGGCCCTGGCCCTGATGCGGTTGTCGTCGATCCTGCCGTACCGCTGGTTCGCCACCGCTTACATCGAGCTCTTCCGCGGCCTGCCCGCCCTGCTGGTGCTGTTCATGGTCGGCTACGGCGTGCCGCTGGCCTTTCCCGACCGTGAGATCCCGGGTGGCGTCTACGGCTCGGTCACCGTCGGGCTGGGCCTGACCGCGGCCGCCTACATGGCCGAGACCCTGCGCGCGGGCATCCAAGCCGTCCCCAAGGGTCAGCTCGAGGCCGCCCGGACGCTGGGCATGTCGCACGCGCGGGCGATGGTCTCGATCGTGCTGCCGCAGGCGTTCCGCATCGTGATCCCGCCGTTGACCAACGAGATCATCCTGCTCACCAAGGACACTTCCCTCGTGTACGTCCTGGGGGTCACGTCGTCGACGATCGAGCTCACCAAGTTCGCCGGCGACGCGCTCAACCAGCGGGTCAACCCGACCCCGCTGGTCGTGGCCGGGCTGCTCTACCTGGTCATCACGCTTCCGCTGTCCCAGGTCGTGCGGGGGCTGGAACGCCGGGCGGCGAGGGAGAGGTGA
- a CDS encoding transporter substrate-binding domain-containing protein encodes MNLAKHARLAAVALLAIGAVAGCAKDDTSTTTEGGVKLIKSGALVTCTHLPYAPFQSKDAAGKVVGFDVALIDLVAKKLSVTQEIVDTPFEGIKSGADLNSGKCDVAAAGMTITDERKQVLDFSDPYFDATQALNTLPGKEVKTLEELKGKRIGVQGGTTGDDYIKAQVKEKSLDLEVVAYKDLAALQQALATNQVAAAVGDLPVWNDYIKANPGKAVVTAGFDTGEQYGFAVKKGNAELLKAVNDAISASRTDGTYDKIYAEWIGEKPAA; translated from the coding sequence ATGAACCTGGCCAAGCATGCCCGGCTGGCGGCCGTGGCGCTGCTCGCGATCGGCGCCGTCGCGGGCTGCGCCAAGGACGACACGAGCACCACCACCGAGGGTGGCGTCAAGCTGATCAAGTCGGGCGCGCTCGTCACCTGCACCCACCTGCCGTACGCGCCGTTCCAGTCCAAGGACGCCGCCGGCAAGGTGGTCGGGTTCGACGTCGCGCTGATCGACCTGGTCGCCAAGAAGCTCAGCGTCACGCAGGAAATCGTGGACACCCCGTTCGAGGGCATCAAGTCGGGCGCCGACCTCAACTCCGGCAAGTGCGACGTGGCCGCGGCCGGCATGACCATCACCGACGAGCGCAAGCAGGTGCTCGACTTCTCCGACCCGTACTTCGACGCCACCCAGGCCCTCAACACGCTGCCCGGCAAAGAGGTCAAGACGCTGGAGGAGCTCAAGGGCAAGCGGATCGGCGTGCAGGGCGGCACCACCGGCGACGACTACATCAAGGCGCAGGTCAAGGAGAAGAGCCTGGACCTCGAGGTGGTGGCCTACAAGGACCTGGCCGCGCTGCAGCAGGCGCTGGCCACCAACCAGGTGGCGGCGGCGGTCGGCGACCTGCCGGTGTGGAACGACTACATCAAGGCCAACCCGGGCAAGGCGGTCGTCACGGCCGGCTTCGACACCGGCGAGCAGTACGGTTTCGCCGTCAAGAAGGGCAACGCCGAGCTGCTCAAGGCGGTCAACGACGCCATCTCGGCGTCGCGCACCGACGGCACGTACGACAAGATCTACGCGGAGTGGATCGGCGAGAAGCCGGCCGCGTAA
- a CDS encoding HEAT repeat domain-containing protein: MTLVSALSAQESSVRLQAALAVGTRADPGLLEALVARCAVEPDFFVRDMLTWALTRLPAELTVPRLVAELGSSVAQARSQALHTLSKVGDGRAWPALTPSLLRDPDDEVARAAWRTAVALVPDGEQEGLAVELAAQLGRGDRNVQLSLSRALVALGGEVVVPVLRRVRADPGMQAHARATEMLLRDPEAGFDAAIEEAKRIVALGPQHADR, from the coding sequence ATGACCCTTGTCTCTGCGCTGAGCGCCCAGGAGTCGTCCGTGCGGCTGCAAGCGGCCCTGGCCGTCGGCACCAGGGCCGACCCCGGGCTGCTGGAGGCGCTGGTGGCCCGGTGCGCCGTCGAGCCCGACTTCTTCGTGCGCGACATGCTGACCTGGGCCCTGACCCGGCTGCCGGCCGAGCTCACCGTGCCCCGGCTGGTCGCCGAGCTCGGTTCGTCCGTCGCGCAGGCCCGCAGCCAGGCGTTGCATACGCTGTCCAAGGTCGGTGACGGCCGGGCCTGGCCCGCGCTCACCCCGTCTCTGCTGCGCGACCCCGATGACGAGGTGGCCCGGGCGGCGTGGCGCACGGCGGTCGCGCTCGTGCCCGACGGCGAACAGGAGGGGCTGGCGGTGGAACTGGCGGCACAACTCGGCCGGGGCGACCGGAACGTGCAGCTCAGCCTGAGCCGCGCGCTGGTCGCGCTGGGCGGCGAGGTCGTTGTGCCGGTGCTGCGGCGGGTCCGGGCCGACCCCGGGATGCAGGCGCACGCTCGCGCCACCGAGATGCTGCTGCGCGACCCCGAGGCGGGCTTCGACGCCGCGATCGAGGAGGCCAAGCGGATCGTCGCGCTGGGCCCGCAGCATGCTGATCGGTGA
- a CDS encoding MerR family transcriptional regulator, with amino-acid sequence MLIGEVARRSGVSTRMLRHYDRLGLVRPTGRTVGNYREYSGEDIRRIFHVESLRSLGLSLKQIARALEDPGFTPAALVGDLIRWTQERLDREQELLQRLRAVDATRPEGWPDVLRIVELMHGLGSSDAARRQQAVLAPAEDVPVPVELLAGAVLTESDPNVAGALRWALARAGADGLPSVAAGVRSGHVDVRRRAVLAVAGLPGDEATAVLADALGDDDSLVRGNAALALAPRGVAAAVPVLVTMIVEGVKDVDAAEALAILAREHGHAGEIVDALTAELEADAPVRIRLAQALVEIPGTEDLLRRLARDEDNSVALIATAFLTMPPR; translated from the coding sequence ATGCTGATCGGTGAGGTCGCCCGCCGCTCCGGGGTGAGCACGCGGATGCTGCGGCACTACGACCGGCTCGGGCTGGTGCGCCCGACCGGTCGCACCGTGGGCAACTACCGCGAGTACTCCGGGGAGGACATCCGCCGGATCTTCCACGTGGAGAGCCTGCGGTCGCTGGGGTTGTCGCTCAAGCAGATCGCCCGGGCGCTGGAGGATCCCGGGTTCACCCCGGCCGCGCTGGTCGGTGACCTGATCCGCTGGACGCAGGAACGGCTCGACCGCGAGCAGGAGCTGCTGCAGCGGCTGCGCGCGGTCGACGCCACGCGGCCCGAGGGCTGGCCCGATGTGCTCCGCATCGTCGAGCTCATGCACGGGCTGGGCTCGTCCGACGCGGCCCGTCGCCAGCAGGCCGTGCTGGCCCCGGCCGAGGACGTGCCGGTGCCGGTCGAGTTGCTGGCCGGGGCGGTGCTGACCGAGTCCGACCCCAACGTGGCGGGCGCACTGCGCTGGGCGTTGGCCCGGGCCGGGGCGGACGGGCTGCCGTCGGTGGCCGCGGGCGTCCGGTCCGGCCACGTCGACGTGCGGCGGCGCGCGGTGCTCGCGGTGGCCGGTCTGCCCGGCGACGAGGCCACGGCCGTGCTGGCCGACGCCCTGGGTGACGACGATTCCCTCGTACGGGGAAACGCCGCTCTGGCTCTGGCCCCGCGTGGAGTGGCGGCGGCCGTCCCCGTGCTCGTGACGATGATCGTCGAAGGGGTGAAGGACGTCGACGCGGCCGAGGCGCTGGCGATCCTGGCCCGTGAGCACGGCCACGCCGGCGAGATCGTCGACGCGCTGACCGCCGAGTTGGAGGCGGACGCCCCGGTGCGGATCCGGCTGGCTCAGGCGCTGGTCGAGATCCCCGGCACCGAGGACCTGCTGCGGCGGCTGGCCCGCGACGAGGACAACTCGGTGGCCCTGATCGCCACGGCCTTCCTCACGATGCCCCCGCGTTGA
- a CDS encoding amino acid ABC transporter ATP-binding protein yields the protein MSTIEIDGLRKSFGRLEVLRGIDLSVEPGEVVCVIGPSGSGKSTLLRCVNLLEVPTSGRIRVAGAEVTDPDVDIDAVRRGIGMVFQQFNLFGHLTVRENVTIAQRRVLKRGRAEADRIASENLERVGLSEKADAYPAQLSGGQQQRVAIARALAMDPRLMLFDEPTSALDPELVGEVLAVMRGLAADGMTMLVVTHEMAFAREVASRVVFMDAGVIVEQGPPAQVFGRPREERTREFLHRVLEPTRVSETEIGAHPKD from the coding sequence ATGTCCACGATCGAGATCGACGGTCTGCGCAAGTCGTTCGGCCGGCTGGAGGTGCTGCGCGGCATCGACCTGTCCGTCGAGCCGGGCGAGGTGGTCTGCGTGATCGGCCCGTCCGGTTCCGGCAAGTCGACCCTGCTGCGCTGCGTCAATCTGCTGGAGGTGCCCACCTCGGGCAGGATCCGGGTGGCCGGGGCGGAGGTGACCGACCCCGACGTCGACATCGACGCCGTCCGGCGCGGCATCGGCATGGTGTTCCAGCAGTTCAACCTGTTCGGCCATCTGACCGTACGGGAGAACGTGACGATCGCGCAGCGCCGCGTGCTCAAGCGCGGCCGGGCCGAGGCCGACCGGATCGCGTCGGAGAACCTGGAGCGGGTCGGGCTGTCCGAGAAGGCCGACGCCTATCCGGCCCAGCTCTCCGGTGGTCAGCAGCAGCGCGTCGCGATCGCCCGCGCGCTGGCCATGGATCCGCGGCTGATGCTGTTCGACGAGCCGACCAGCGCGCTCGACCCGGAACTGGTGGGCGAGGTGCTCGCGGTGATGCGGGGCCTGGCCGCCGACGGCATGACCATGCTGGTGGTCACGCACGAGATGGCGTTCGCGCGGGAGGTCGCCTCGCGGGTGGTCTTCATGGACGCCGGCGTGATCGTCGAGCAGGGCCCGCCGGCCCAGGTGTTCGGCCGCCCCCGCGAGGAGCGCACCCGCGAGTTCCTGCACCGCGTGCTCGAACCGACCCGGGTCAGCGAGACGGAGATCGGCGCCCACCCCAAGGACTGA